A genome region from Cyprinus carpio isolate SPL01 chromosome B23, ASM1834038v1, whole genome shotgun sequence includes the following:
- the LOC109077620 gene encoding major facilitator superfamily domain-containing protein 4B-like isoform X1, with protein sequence MLIEERILTLFRRNCQHTLTYWSVFFSFGLSIAFLGPTIQDLKCQTGSTLQEITWMFFSQQLCLLIGSSIGGAFTKTLFWALTALFLSSLIISVVFAIIPLCYNVLLLAVAMAVSGLAMGIIDTIANIQLVSIYKKDSAIFLQALHFFIGLGALVSPLIADPFISEHCLGSNSTENATEIIHHFRSSFRSPVILTENSPHSEPVEEKANVAYAFWIMALINLPVPIAVFVLMYQEKLLPFCPNSTPRLLDKDELAMETKAPEGTEISEPDDAGFHHGGHGNIFSCCMNGSLRGLPVTFFGIHILGGLVLFMTEGIMGVYAGFVYTYAVSAPMSLHAKMAAYLNCIFWAAVTAGRLVSIPLSYRFRSVHLLVMNLAGVIVTLLLLLILYTNRVFLFVGTTLLGLFISSVFPCLVAYTEDILEYRGCATTVLVTTAGMGEMTLQVLVGSLIQKKGTYSFLVCGLVIGCLGFVFFLSVILCNRIHRNLTGASKKAAMVEAPPAPASEKAAPEQKVAVIQTESNKCDSG encoded by the exons ATGTTAATTGAAGAGCGTATATTAACACTTTTCAGAAGGAACTGTCAACATACACTGACATACTGGAGTGTGTTCTTCAGCTTTGGACTGAGCATAGCCTTTCTGGGGCCAACAATCCAAGATCTGAAATGCCAGACTGGCTCCACGTTACAGGAGATCACCTGGATGTTCTTCTCCCAGCAGCTCTGCCTGCTCATCGGCAGCTCGATTGGAGGAGCTTTCACAAAAAC GTTGTTCTGGGCCCTCACcgctctcttcctctcctccctcATCATCTCTGTGGTTTTTGCTATCATCCCACTTTGCTATAATGTGCTGTTGCTGGCGGTTGCTATGGCAGTGTCAGGCCTGGCGATGGGCATCATCGATACTATTGCAAACATCCAACTGGTGTCCATTTATAAGAAAGACTCTGCTATCTTTCTACAG GCACTGCACTTCTTCATTGGGCTCGGTGCTCTGGTGAGCCCCCTGATTGCAGACCCTTTCATATCAGAGCACTGCCTGGGCAGTAATAGCACAGAAAATGCCACAGAGATAATTCACCACTTCAGATCCAGCTTCAGGTCACCTGTAATCCTCACTGAGAATTCCCCGCACTCAGAGCCGGTGGAAGAGAAGGCCAACGTGGCGTACGCCTTCTGGATCATGGCTCTCATAAAT TTGCCCGTGCCGATTGCGGTTTTTGTGCTGATGTACCAAGAGAAGCTGCTCCCCTTCTGCCCAAATAGTACACCACGACTGCTGGACAAAGATGAGCTGGCCATGGAGACTAAAGCACCAGAAGGCACAGAAATATCTGAACCAGACGATGCAG GTTTTCATCATGGAGGACATGGAAACATCTTCAGCTGCTGTATGAATGGTAGCCTGCGAGGGTTACCGGTCACATTTTTTGGTATCCACATCTTAGGCGGTTTGGTGTTATTCATGACGGAAGGTATTATG GGGGTCTACGCCGGATTTGTTTACACGTACGCTGTTTCAGCTCCCATGTCTCTGCACGCTAAAATGGCAGCATACCTGAACTGTATCTTCTGGGCAGCTGTCACTGCTGGACGACTGGTGTCCATCCCGCTGTCATACCGATTCAGATCTGTGCATCTGCTCGTCATGAACCTG GCTGGTGTGATTGTAACATTGCTGCTGTTACTGATCCTCTACAccaacagagtgtttctgtttgttGGGACGACCTTGCTTGGGCTTTTCATCAGTAGTGTTTTCCCCTGCCTAGTGGCCTACACCGAGGACATCCTAGAGTACCGCG gatgtGCAACAACAGTCTTAGTGACAACTGCTGGAATGGGTGAGATGACGTTGCAGGTGTTGGTTGGATCA CTAATTCAGAAAAAAGGCACTTACAGTTTTTTGGTGTGTGGTTTGGTCATCGGATGCCTCGGTTTCGTCTTTTTTCTCAGCGTGATCCTGTGCAACCGCATCCACAGAAATCTCACAG GGGCATCTAAAAAAGCAGCCATGGTGGAAGCGCCACCAGCACCTGCTTCAGAGAAAGCAGCTCCAGAACAGAAAGTTGCTGTAATACAAACTGAATCAAATAAATGTGACTCTGGATGA
- the LOC109077620 gene encoding major facilitator superfamily domain-containing protein 4B-like isoform X2: MFFSQQLCLLIGSSIGGAFTKTLFWALTALFLSSLIISVVFAIIPLCYNVLLLAVAMAVSGLAMGIIDTIANIQLVSIYKKDSAIFLQALHFFIGLGALVSPLIADPFISEHCLGSNSTENATEIIHHFRSSFRSPVILTENSPHSEPVEEKANVAYAFWIMALINLPVPIAVFVLMYQEKLLPFCPNSTPRLLDKDELAMETKAPEGTEISEPDDAGFHHGGHGNIFSCCMNGSLRGLPVTFFGIHILGGLVLFMTEGIMGVYAGFVYTYAVSAPMSLHAKMAAYLNCIFWAAVTAGRLVSIPLSYRFRSVHLLVMNLAGVIVTLLLLLILYTNRVFLFVGTTLLGLFISSVFPCLVAYTEDILEYRGCATTVLVTTAGMGEMTLQVLVGSLIQKKGTYSFLVCGLVIGCLGFVFFLSVILCNRIHRNLTGASKKAAMVEAPPAPASEKAAPEQKVAVIQTESNKCDSG, encoded by the exons ATGTTCTTCTCCCAGCAGCTCTGCCTGCTCATCGGCAGCTCGATTGGAGGAGCTTTCACAAAAAC GTTGTTCTGGGCCCTCACcgctctcttcctctcctccctcATCATCTCTGTGGTTTTTGCTATCATCCCACTTTGCTATAATGTGCTGTTGCTGGCGGTTGCTATGGCAGTGTCAGGCCTGGCGATGGGCATCATCGATACTATTGCAAACATCCAACTGGTGTCCATTTATAAGAAAGACTCTGCTATCTTTCTACAG GCACTGCACTTCTTCATTGGGCTCGGTGCTCTGGTGAGCCCCCTGATTGCAGACCCTTTCATATCAGAGCACTGCCTGGGCAGTAATAGCACAGAAAATGCCACAGAGATAATTCACCACTTCAGATCCAGCTTCAGGTCACCTGTAATCCTCACTGAGAATTCCCCGCACTCAGAGCCGGTGGAAGAGAAGGCCAACGTGGCGTACGCCTTCTGGATCATGGCTCTCATAAAT TTGCCCGTGCCGATTGCGGTTTTTGTGCTGATGTACCAAGAGAAGCTGCTCCCCTTCTGCCCAAATAGTACACCACGACTGCTGGACAAAGATGAGCTGGCCATGGAGACTAAAGCACCAGAAGGCACAGAAATATCTGAACCAGACGATGCAG GTTTTCATCATGGAGGACATGGAAACATCTTCAGCTGCTGTATGAATGGTAGCCTGCGAGGGTTACCGGTCACATTTTTTGGTATCCACATCTTAGGCGGTTTGGTGTTATTCATGACGGAAGGTATTATG GGGGTCTACGCCGGATTTGTTTACACGTACGCTGTTTCAGCTCCCATGTCTCTGCACGCTAAAATGGCAGCATACCTGAACTGTATCTTCTGGGCAGCTGTCACTGCTGGACGACTGGTGTCCATCCCGCTGTCATACCGATTCAGATCTGTGCATCTGCTCGTCATGAACCTG GCTGGTGTGATTGTAACATTGCTGCTGTTACTGATCCTCTACAccaacagagtgtttctgtttgttGGGACGACCTTGCTTGGGCTTTTCATCAGTAGTGTTTTCCCCTGCCTAGTGGCCTACACCGAGGACATCCTAGAGTACCGCG gatgtGCAACAACAGTCTTAGTGACAACTGCTGGAATGGGTGAGATGACGTTGCAGGTGTTGGTTGGATCA CTAATTCAGAAAAAAGGCACTTACAGTTTTTTGGTGTGTGGTTTGGTCATCGGATGCCTCGGTTTCGTCTTTTTTCTCAGCGTGATCCTGTGCAACCGCATCCACAGAAATCTCACAG GGGCATCTAAAAAAGCAGCCATGGTGGAAGCGCCACCAGCACCTGCTTCAGAGAAAGCAGCTCCAGAACAGAAAGTTGCTGTAATACAAACTGAATCAAATAAATGTGACTCTGGATGA